In the Symphalangus syndactylus isolate Jambi chromosome 17, NHGRI_mSymSyn1-v2.1_pri, whole genome shotgun sequence genome, TTAGAAAAAACTGTTTTACATAaagcctttcttttctatttaggATGCATGCGTACATAATTCAGTTAGCAAATATCAATTTTAAGATAAAATCTATATAACATAAACATTactaggccagatgcagtggctcacacgtgtaatcccagcactttgggaggctaaggcgggtgaatcacctgaggtcaggagttcaaggccagtctgcccaacatggtgaaaccccatctctactaaaaatacaaaaattagctgggtgtagtggcgcacgcctgtagtcccagtcccagctactcaggaggctgacgcaggggaactgcttgaacctgagaggtggaggttgcagtgagtcgagatcataccactgcactccagcctgggtaacacagcaagactccatttcaaggGGGGGGGGGAAAACCttaaaaaatattactaaaaGACTCAAGATCATTAAATTTAAACCCTTTCCTACAGCTTAAGATTTAGGTTAAAATAATAGTCAGACCTATTTCACAATATTGCCatggaatattttcaaaattaaattctcAAAAAATGAATTGTTTTGCTAAACTACAAATCAGTTTATATGATTAAACTcttagggtttttcttttttttgaacaaAGGTAAAAAACATCTTTTAATAGCATGTTCTCAATACTTGCTTACAAATGAACTCTTGAGTTTTACGAAGGAGTACTACTCCTTAACTTTAACACCTGACTTTTTCTAGGACCCTGAAAGGGCATATGACACAAACATTCTTTCAAGCTTGAGTATTAGTTTCCTGCTATTACTTTAacttctccatgcctcagtttcctcaactataacATAGAATCCCTAACTTCTAGGGTAGGTATGAAGATCAAATgagtaaatgtacaaaaaatgcttagaacagaTTTTGAACATAGAAAGTACTATgtaagtggccaggtgtggtggcttatgcctgtagtcctagcacttacggaggccaaggcaggaggatcacttgaggtcaggagttcgagattagcctggccaacatggggaaacactgtctctactaaaagtacaaactattagcctggtgtggtgaatgcacctatagttccagctactcaggaggctgaggcacaagaatcgcttgaacctgggaggtggaggctgcagtgagttgtgaccgcgccactgcactccagcctatgtgacagagtgagactgtctccatttaaaaagaaaaatggaaaaaagaagtaCTATGTAAGTATTAGCCACTTTTATTAGCCAGCTTAAATGTCCTACAGAAAACTGACTTTAATACATTGAATTACTTTTAACTCTTGCTTGGGTACCCAAATTATGGTGCTTATTTCTTTAGACATTTAGTACTCAGTGTATTGGTTTTATATGCTCTTCTAAAACAGCAGACTAGTTTTCTTTTGCTACACAAAGCGGTCAGGGtctgtttatatttaaacatctaTTAAGCATGACCTATGTATCAGGCAGTGTGCCAGACATCACAGATGATAAAAATACATATGATTCATGAGGCCCTCAAGTAAttcattaaaagcaaaaaaaaaaagaaacccaagggCAAAATCCGAAACATGTCTGAAGATAAATACATCTGATCTTCAAGAGATTTTCAGAGCTCTGAAGGTTTGCGGTACCTTGAATTTGGCCGTAATCTGGTTGATAAGAGGAATGAACTCCTGGAGATCTTTTGCTTCACAATCTTTGAGCATATGTTCTGAAGCAGATGGAATGAACGGAAGAACTTCTTCCTCCAGGCAAATAATCATTCGATGAAGGAAAGTACGGACTCCACTTCTGAGAATATCCTTTTGTAAGGGACAACTGAGGGCTGGCAAGAATGTCTGTAAACAGTCCAGATAAACTTCGGAACAGCCACATTGTTTCACAGTCTGTTTGTTGCTGAAAGCTTTACTGGTTCGACTATATAAGCAAAAATCAGGCAATCAGATGTaactttattctttaaaagtgTTATGGAGTATTCAAAAGTAAGGCACAACGAAttacaaaattaacaaaactaaATAACCAGACCTTTATTTTCCACATCACAATTACTTCCATCTTTAGCTAATATGGCTATTTGTAAACTACTGCTTCCAATTATCTTTCCAGAACAAAAGAGCTCAAATTAACTTAAATGAATGACATGTAGTTAATATAATCCTTCTAATGTTGAGTCTacctaaatgttttattaaaatcctATTGACTGGGCTGGGTATTGTGGCTCATGcttctaattccagcactttgggaggctgaggcaggcaaatcacttgaggccaggagttcaagaccagtctggacaacatggtgaaaacccgtctactaaaaatagaaaaattagctgggtatggtggcacatgcctgcaatcccagctacttggaggctgaggcacaagaattgcttgagcctaggaggtggaggttgcagtgagctgaggtcacaacactgcactccagcctgagtgacaaagcgagactgtgtctcccaaaaaaagaaaaaagaaaaaaaaaaaaaagagaaaaatcctatTGACAAAGTGGACAGAAAAGAGAAGATATGAATCCACTTATGAGTAGGCCTGTACTAGGTAAACTGCAAACTACccatttaaatttagaaaaccaTCTTCAGAATTCTTTATACAACCTCTCTAATATCTAGCTCGTGTTCTTAAATATATTATAGAACAATTTAACTTCTAATTAGCAATCTTTACAACTTTcatgctgttgtttgtttgtcaACAAAAAGTATGGGTAGAGGGGGAAAAACAGCTGCTTGGGTGGTCTTCAGGACACAATACAACTGAAGAGAAACCTCATGCTCTTCTCTTTAAGGTAACCAAGACTAACCAAAGATGTCCCGTCCcaatatatatttggtatattaACACTTCAGCTGATCCTCTTAAACACACAACCCATTTATACCAAAGAAGTCAGAGGAGTTAAAGATTTACAGTTGTCAAGGCAAAAATGTAAATGGTATGTAACCTATCCCCCTTCTTCAACTAAATCTAACTGACTGGATTTGGAGGACAAAGATTTAGACAATTCTCTGGATTATCCAGCTGTGGAAACACAAATGTGTGTGCCCACCGAACAAGTGGTTCTGTCTGTGTAGATACATGCACTTTATAATTTTAACTGTGATCAGGCTTACCTTGCAAATCCAACAGCATGGTTGAGACAGTCTGCTAGAGAGGCTTGCCTTTCTTCATCTTGTGCCAGCACCAACTTTTCTAACAGAATTTTAAACTTCTCCATTAGTGGAGTCAACAGATTCCTCATTAAGGCTTGTTTCCTTTCTGCCGGGTATTCACTATTAACAATCAGCACTCCAgctgtctcataaataaaaagTTGATCATCGCTGCTCAGTAAGGACTGGTGGCCATTCTCCTAGAATGAAATTCAGTCTTactaaaagcttttatttttcgaGTTCCCCTCATTTAATTAGAAAAAGTGCATTAGGAACAGGAAATGTAATCTATCACACCAACTCATATATCAAATACTTGTAAAGACAAATTTTCTCCCAGGAccatagaatgaaaaaaaaactaaattagagGTCAACAGATCATGGTTCTAATTCCAGCCCCAACAAGACTCTATAAATGATCATGTAAGATAATTATTAAAGTTAGCTTTCTAACTGGTTTTCTTTTGTAAAGATCTTATTTATAAGATTGTTATGAGGCTAGGCTgcatgtggtggttcatgcctgtaatcctagcactttgggaggccgaggcgggcggatcacttgaggtcaggagttcgtgaccagcctggccaacatggtgaaaccctgtctctactaaaaatacaaaaattagctgggtgtggtggcgcacctgtagtcccagctacttgggaggctgaggcaggagaactgcttgaacctgagaggtggagttgtagtgagccaagaccatgccactgcactccagcctgggcgacagagccaagactctatctcaaaaaaaaaaaaaaaaaggactagagTGCTAcacttcttttaaataattaagtaACAATACACAGTAAAGcattattttgcatgtgtctgtgagggtgtttccaggaaAGATTAGTTAGTCCAAGTAGACTAGGTGGGGAAGACCTGCCCTCAGTGTTGGCGGGCACCATCCAATTGACCAGGGGCTCTGAGAGAACAAGTACATAAGGCGAATTGGTCTCTCTCTGAAAGCCAGACAGACTTTTCTTCTGCTGCCTTGAACATCAGAAATTTGACTCTGCAAAATTACATTACACACAGCATTAACTGTGTAAACACTGTGCATGTACACAAGAAAGGTCCTTTCTGTACATCTGCATCtgtgaaacataaaatttcttgTGATCTCAGTTCTTTGGGTGACTGCATATGTTGTAGTGACCCATTGCCGTCTTTTATCAATTTTCTCAAGACTTAGGTTGTCTGTCATGGTTATTTCAGATGAGCGCAGTTATAAAGCAGAGTGGCACACAATTACTAACCATAGTGATATGCACTTACACATTTTGCTTTCTGATTTATGAATACAGTTTGTCTGCTGTTTTACACATGTAACTGTCATTTTTATAACTGTTTATGCTTGCAAAAGCATGTTATTATTGCCTATTTTGTGTAAAGTGGCCTATGAAGTGCTGTCATGTTTTTACATGTTTCTCAAatacattccatttttaaaatgtaaagcaatatctttcaaataattttttaaaattactttttccaggattatatttttaagattttgatCTTTTGGAATTGCGGTTTTTAGGATTTCAGGATTTTAACACTTGGGATTATGGCCCAATCCCAACACCAAAATATTCAGATCGACtagcacttaattttttttttttaccctaagCCTGAAATGACACGGAAAACCTTCGATGTAACAGTAGCAGCTGCTAAGAATGGCTAAAACAATTATAGGATTAAACAGAATAATTTagaagttgaatttttttcttaatttttgttttcttttcatttttaaaatttttaatatacttttcatTTTAACATAACAGCAAGCTCATCTTTAAtgaactttttcttcttcataaaatGCTTCAGCATTTTAACAATATACCCCATGCTGCCAAATTGTCTGTCAACTCTTGATTCCTATTACTATGTTTTGTTTACTATGTCAACAGAATTTTGGTAAACAGAACTAATCTTTGCATATACACTTCCCTCCatcaccagttttttttttaaatgcccacAAAGGCAAGGCTAATGGCATGTGTGGCTTCAATGAATTTTGGGTAAAATATCTTAAAGAGACAGATACTTACAGGTGGAGAAAGCTCTAGTAAATCTTGTATTCTATTCAAAATATCCTCAATGAAAGGATTCATTTGCTTACTGAAAAATAGCAAAAAGGAAAATCACAATTAATAACAGTGCTCAAAACAATGCTAAAATACCAAATTCCCCCTTTaagacagaactaaaaaaaagttCAGTTGTAGGCTAGTCACTTCTGATTAAGATTAGctatggttaatttttaaaaattacctttatcTGCTCTGTAGTGATAAGATTGTCAAAATGACTTACAGTCTTATAAGCCTAATAAGTAGTTTTCATTCCCAAAAAATGGTACTAGTAAAGAataatacaggccaggtgcagtggctcatttctgtaatcccaacactttgggaggccgaggtgagaagaCTGAGCtgaagaatttgagaccagcctgggcaatgtggtgagaccgattctacaaaaaatacaaaaattagccggccatcgtcacatgcctgtagtcccaggtgctcagggggctgaggtgggaagatcacctgagcctgaggaggttgaggttgcagtgaactggaatcaagccactacactccagcctaggtgacagcatgagaccctgtctcaaaaaaataacaacaacaaaaaaacaataaaaactttcaGTATTGAACTAAGTACTTGGCTGATGAGCAGCAAAGGAAGTGGCAACATAAaatgggggctgggcgtggtggctcatgcctgtaataccagcactttgggaggctgaagagggtggatcatctcaggtcaggagttcaagaccagcctgaccaacatggtgaagccccatctctacaaaaaatacaaaaaattagccgggtgtggtgatgggcacctgtaatcctggctacttggtaggctgaggcaggagaattgcttcaacccaggaggcagaggttgcagtgagtcaagatcatgccattgtactccagcctgggcaacaagaaggaaactccgtctcaaaaaaaaaaaaaaaaaaaaaggtgggggggacATCTACCTGACAAAGCATGACTTGACTTGAACAGGAAGAACCAAATCTACCATAGCCtcttggaaaataatttatgtctactttttttttcatttctatcttcattttatttttttgagacagagtttcactcttgtcgcccaagctggagtgcaatggcacgatctctgctcactgcaaattctgccacctgggttcaagtgattctcctgactcagcctcctccagaagctgcctcagcctcctgttagctgggattacaggtgcccaccaccacacccggctaattttctgtatttttagtagagaccgggtttcatcatgttggcccggctagtctcaaactcctgatcttaggtgatccacccacctcagcctcccaaagtgctgggattacaggcgtgggctacCTCGCCAGGCCTCcatcttcattttaaattcagggggtaCAAATggaggtttgttacctgggtatatcaTGGGATGCTGAGGTTTGTGCTTCTATTGATCcaatcccatcacccagatattgaacacagtacccaataggaagTTTTTCAGCACTTGCCCCACTCCCTCATTGCGGAGTCCCAAGTGTCTTTTGTTCCCAgctttatgtctgtgtgtacccaagatttagctctcacttataagtgagaacatgtggcatttgtttttttgtttctgcattaatttgcttaaaggcctccagctgcatccatgttgctgtaaaggacatgattttgttctttgttatggctgtttagtatttcatggtgtatgtgtactacattttttctttctcttttttttgagactgagtctcaccccatcacccaggctggagtgcaatggtgcgatcttggctcactgcaacctctacctcccaggttccagcgattctcctgcctcagcctcctgagtagctgggattacaggcacccgccaccatgcctatctaattttttgtatctttagtagagatggggtttcaccatgttggccaggctggtctccaactcctgacctcgtgatcggcctcccagagtgttgggattataggcatgtgccaccacacctggcctacattttctttatctaatccaccactgatgggcacctaggttgattccatgtctttactattgttttACATCTATCcagtaacttaaaaaataactaaacataATAGCTGCAATTTCATACTCACTTGAGAGATTTGACAAATCTAGAAAACAGGTAAGCTGTCCTGCTCCGAACTTTTGCACTGGAATGCCGCAGACCTCTGTGATCTAAGAAAGCCATCTAAAGAAGGAGACGCTTTTACTATTTCTGTACTTTTTCAAGGGTTTTGTTGATATTGTTCTGCTACATTTTTGTTCACACCACATTTTACTTCTTAGCTCCTAAAAGGCAGGGACTAGGAATATACAAGTAATTCTAAACTACATACAAACAGTCCCTTGAGAACTTGTTTTAGTTGACTAATTGGGCACAAACTATCCATTTCAAAGAACTGGAGGAGGGGTTACTTTCAGTGTGTGCCAGGCATTTCTGAGAGGTTTTGATTCTGAGAAAAGTTATAGACAGAAAAATACAATACTATACTATCAAGTCATTAGCTGAAACCCATGGAAAGTAACAAAAATCCAGAGTACTTACTAGTACACATGGAATGTGCTGAGGTTCAACTGTGAAAAACTTTTCATATCTAACAACAGTTTCGAAGAACTCCAACGTCACAGATGTATGCTGATAGGAACTGACTCCTGATGTTACCAGCTAGAGCAGGAAAAAGTTAGGAAATCTCTTATTTATTGCAACATCAAAATGCCCCAGTATTAACATATACTAAGCTCTAACAATTAAGGAACTCCCATTAGCTTATactgaaaacagaaatttatgGTCAAAATTATCTTCAGTATACTTACAGTTCGCATCATATCCTGCAAAGCACTAGCTTTTGAAACATCACCTGAGAAGTGAGCACCATGAGATACTGGAAGAGCTTCTGCCAACATATACAGCAATCTTATTGCTACTTCAACTTCCATAAACCGTGTAGTCTGCCAATTCCTACCAAGGTATAATATGTCAATGagatttaaagataaatttttcaTACAGAGAATTATGCACAGGGTAAGACACCAACAAAAgcctttttaattattaaaaagtcatagCAATTGTTAACTTTCCCAGGCAATATATCACAAAGGTAGAAAGGATCAAGATAAATCAAGAAGACAAGTGCATTGTTTCCAGAGAAACACATAAGATCTCAATAAGTAACATGGACTAATAAGTCATATGAATCATTTATTTTGACCCATAtcaaagagcaaaagaaaggctTGTTACAAAAGTAATGACAAACTTACTGCAGTGTAGAACTAAAAACTCTGCGAACAGAGGCCAGTAGTAACTCTGGTGAAACTTGAGCAAGCCTGTCCAACAGTAACTTCAGTTGTTTTCTATATTCTACAAACATGGCTTCATCTTCACCCTATGATACAGGTTAAAATCCCCATTCAAAAAACTTATGGGTTGATCAGcgcggcaaaccaccatggcacatgtatacctatgtaataaacttgcatgttctgcacatgtaccccaaaacttaaagtataataataaaaataaataaaaaacgtAAAAGACCTTAAAATTCATGTAAATATCCAGTTCTCCTGTATTTTTCCGCATTTATAATTtcgtacttttattttttgtcactatttatatagaaaaacttATTATGCTTAATAACTTCTCCCCGCCAGCTCACAAATAAGTATTTCTGCACAAAGCTATAGGCCTCAAAAGCCTAGAGCCAGAAATAGTCTAAGAAGGTTAAAGACAATAGTCTAGCACTAGAATGGGCTTTGAATTCTTTGCACCTTATTTATTCTTGTAAGTCAATATCCACTGTAAAAAGCGGTAATAATGTGGTATAACTGGAGATATTAAATGTTAGGAGCCTGGCACATCCCAGGTGTGCAGTGTGTTGGTCAGCACCACTATTATCCTTTTACAACCCTAAGTTTCTGAATGCCTGAGGTGGGGGAATACAACACTTTAGAACAAAGCTTAGCAGCGAATACCATGACTGAATACCTAGAAAGCACCAATGGCCCTTGTTTAATGGGGGCTGACCCACTCACAATTGAAAAACACCTTTAACTGGAACAAGTCTAGAGCGCCTCATTTCCTCTGCCAGTATAGCCTTGTGACTAGAGTTCATCACTCTTACAAAATATAAAGTGAAATATGATCACCAAtaatattatcaatattttacTATGTTCAGTGCTACAGAGTATTTGTAAAAGGGCTGTTAatgggacaggtgcagtggctcacacctgtaatcccaacactttgggaggctgaggcaggcagatcacttgaggccaggagttcaagaccaaattggccaacacggcgaaaccccgtctctactaagaatataagaattagccgggcgtggcggcacatgcctgtaatcccagctactaaggtggctgaggcacaagaatcacttgaacccaggaggcagaggttgcagtgagctgagatggcaccactgcactccagcctgggtgacacagtgagactctgtaccaaagcaaaaaaaaaggaagggggggTGGCTCTTAATGGATAAAATATCAAAAACGAAGGATTAAGAGGCTTCTATTAATTTCACCCAAGGTTGGTGTCAATACAAACAGACTAATTTTTCAAGAACTTCATGTTTTAAAGGGCCCCAAAACAATAAGAACTTGAAATATTAATttgatataataataaaattaaaactcctTTCTcctcaacaaaaaaaattcttacctCATTTTCAAAGTTATATTCTTCATCGTAAGTCAATTTTTTCATAACGGCCAACATGATTGCCTAAGAATAAAATTGAGAATAAAAGAGTTTTTGTCAGTCTCCTTCTAATTtgatataatttgaaattaaGTACATTTCAAGGCAAATTACACACTAAGAATCTATCATTGGTTTAAAAGAAGCATAAAGTCAGTTACCTCTACATTAGCTTTTTGCTGATCCGAGAGCACTGTAAGCtgttaaaaagtaaaagcaataACTTATTAGGTTTTCTAAAGTTATACCTGAGTATCAGAACATTTTTCTAATCAATTaagacctgtttttttttttttttttttttttgagacaaggtcttgctctgttgcccaggctggagtgcagtggtgcagtcatggctcactgcaacctccaactccctggctcaagagatcctcccacctcaccctcccaagttagctgggaccacaggcgtgtgccaccacacttggctggctttctattatttatagaaatagagtcttcctatgttgcccaggctggtctcaaactcctggcctcaaacaatcctcccacctcagccttaccaagtgctgggattacagatgacaGCCATTATGCCCGGCCTCTAATCAATTAAGAGCTTTGAAAACACGCACACAACTTTTTTGGAGGGCAGTTTAGCAGCAGCTgcctatatttaaaatgtacctaACCTAACTTAAGATCAAGTAATGCCACTTCTAGTAAGTAACTTGACATGTAGACAAAACCACCTACAACATATTCTGCAAAGGTttttaaacaaagcaaaacaagccTACAAAACCATTAAGAGATGTACAATGGAATTACCGATAGTGATCATACCTTTCCACACTGCATAAAATTTCTTAAAGTATACATAAAGATACATGTTATGTTTActacaacaaaacagaaactaaaGTCATTTGGGAACATATTTGAAGCTTGACTTGATTCAATTAATTCAAAGTAAATATACAGAAACAGCTTTCATCAATGTCATATTGTTAAgttcctaattattttaattgctaAATGCTGTAATATGGAGACTAACACCACCTATAAGTTCTTTTTGGAAGTGGGAGAAACTTTAATTGTAAAAAATtgttgtggggtgtggtggctcacacctgtaatcccagcactttggaaggtgaggtgggcagatcacctcaggtagggagttcaagaccagcctgaccaacatggagaaaccctgtcttcactaaaagtacaaaaccagctgggcatggtggtgcatgcctgtaatcccaggtacttgggaggttgaggcagaaaaatcgcttgaacctgggaggtggaggttgtggtgagctaagttatcacgccatcgcactccggCCTAggtaacaacagcaaaactccgtctcaaaaaaaaaaaattgtttatgagAAATGAATGATGTACAcgtaaattaaaataacaaaccaTGTTTATGAAAATTTCAACTGTATTCACAAATAAAGACaggttcaaaataaaaaaataacctaAACCTATAACTACCTCTGAAGCTGGTTAGTCTACTGAATTTAGAACCTGAAACTATTTTctggccaattctttttttttttaagatggaattacATTAGTATTTAACAGTAAATATCTTTAGGTAGTAGAATTAtgggtattttctcatttttaattcttCCATATTTTCCACTTCTCCATGGCTCCTTTGTATTATGtattgagcaaaaagaataaaacaaaaacttaccTGTTTCAAAATATGAAGATAATCATAACAAAATCCAATAATATTAGAAGAAATATCATCATCCTCATGAATTAGTAGCTGCAACATCAGTGCCACTTTTGTTTCAATAGCTTGTAGGGCCTCTTGAGCATTCTTAATATCCCCATTCTTAATTAATTTACTCCAACTAACTATCAATGACTGTCCCATTCCATTTACCAACTTAGAAAATCTGGCCAGGAAGTCAACATCTTCTTCCTATAAGCAATCAAGACACATCTCTGTTTAAAACTGCCTGCCCAAGCTAAGAGGAAAAACTGAACTTTAATATGAATCAAGTGCTAATTACAggattcaattttaaaatgacgTCATATATTTAACaattccaggccgggcacggtggcttatgcctataatcccagcactctggaaggccgaagtgggtggattacctgaggtcaagagttcgagacaagcctggccaacatggtgaaaccccttctctaccaaaaaggtaaaaaatttgctgggtgtagtggcatgcgcctgtaatctcagctactcggaaggatgagacaggagaatcacttgaacccgggaggcagaggttgcagtgagccgagatagcaccactgcactccagcttgggctacagagtgagactccatctcaaacaacaaaacaaaacaaaaaatctcaaTTCTACTATGAACAAGTTGTGTCAGCATCTCCTGAGAGTTTGTGAGAAATGTGAAACTGCAGGCTTTCAGGTTTAAGAACTGGTATAACCCATTCTCCAAGGAGAATGCTACTGAGAACATTTTGGCTAGATACAGTGGTTTATATTATAATCTCAAGGAGGGTTTATAacctttagaagaaaaaaaaggctatTATTATATTTAACTTAGTACCTATCCCAGTTTGTTCTAACAACTTTACATacaatgttttatataaatttaccAACCTGGTCAATGCTGAAAAACCCAGCAGACTGTAATACTTGACACAAAGATTCCACTAGTTTCATTTTATCAACAGGGTCCATTCCTTTATTTACAACTTCAAATAAACAGTCACATGCTTCTTCCCGTAGAACTTCTATTGACATATGACCTAGCAGCATATTTATAAACCTGGTAATGGGACAATAAAATTGTAACA is a window encoding:
- the XPOT gene encoding exportin-T; protein product: MDEQALLGLNPNADSDFRQRALAYFEQLKISPDAWQVCAEALAQRTYSDDHVKFFCFQVLEHQVKYKYSELTTVQQQLIRETLISWLQAQMLNPQPEKTFIRNKAAQVFALLFVTEYLTKWPKFFFDILSVVDLNPRGVDLYLRILMAIDSELVDRDVVHTSEEARRNTLIKDTMREQCIPNLVESWYQILQNYQYTNSEVTCQCLEVVGAYVSWIELSLIANDRFINMLLGHMSIEVLREEACDCLFEVVNKGMDPVDKMKLVESLCQVLQSAGFFSIDQEEDVDFLARFSKLVNGMGQSLIVSWSKLIKNGDIKNAQEALQAIETKVALMLQLLIHEDDDISSNIIGFCYDYLHILKQLTVLSDQQKANVEAIMLAVMKKLTYDEEYNFENEGEDEAMFVEYRKQLKLLLDRLAQVSPELLLASVRRVFSSTLQNWQTTRFMEVEVAIRLLYMLAEALPVSHGAHFSGDVSKASALQDMMRTLVTSGVSSYQHTSVTLEFFETVVRYEKFFTVEPQHIPCVLMAFLDHRGLRHSSAKVRSRTAYLFSRFVKSLNKQMNPFIEDILNRIQDLLELSPPENGHQSLLSSDDQLFIYETAGVLIVNSEYPAERKQALMRNLLTPLMEKFKILLEKLVLAQDEERQASLADCLNHAVGFASRTSKAFSNKQTVKQCGCSEVYLDCLQTFLPALSCPLQKDILRSGVRTFLHRMIICLEEEVLPFIPSASEHMLKDCEAKDLQEFIPLINQITAKFKIQVSPFLQQMFMPLLHAIFEVLLRPAEENDQSAALEKQMLRRSYFAFLQTVTGSGMSEVIANQGAENVERVLVTVIQGAVEYPDPIAQKTCFIILSKLVELWGGKDGPVGFADFVYKHIVPACFLAPLKQTFDLADAQTVLALSECAVTLKTIHLKRGPECVQYLQQEYLPSLQVAPEIIQEFCQALQQPDAKVFKNYLKVFFQRAKP